A stretch of Lachancea thermotolerans CBS 6340 chromosome D complete sequence DNA encodes these proteins:
- the ERG12 gene encoding mevalonate kinase (similar to uniprot|P07277 Saccharomyces cerevisiae YMR208W ERG12 Mevalonate kinase acts in the biosynthesis of isoprenoids and sterols including ergosterol from mevalonate) has product MSLPLLTSAPGKVIIFGEHSAVFNEPAVAASVSALRTYLLVSAAQDPKVVELDFPDIKFDKQWSGEALATIAAGVQPEAVTDSRELNADLSNALESLLQPLSGSLHYQAAYCFLYMYFSLCGTRTGVKFTVKSSLPIGAGLGSSASLAVCLALALGKLGGHLKHGTESLTKEELAFVNKWSFIGEKCIHGTPSGIDNMVATYGSAVLFQRLPSGETKSEQILSFPQIPMVLTNTRIPRSTKVLVAGVKDLIVRQPEVMKPILESMGVVASSGAQILSQLTDANYESLCELVRVNHGLLVALGVSHPGLELIKSVGDSMNIGHTKLTGAGGGGCALTLLSRGARPEEVEKFKRTLESEHNYKTYTTGLGGPGCGYIAPELVQQNFSSIEPLFRKDSTASDLNKVLLPSSGSFQWIH; this is encoded by the coding sequence ATGTCCCTTCCACTGCTGACTTCCGCTCCTGGCAAAGTAATTATCTTTGGTGAGCACTCGGCCGTGTTCAACGAGCCTGCGGTAGCTGCGAGCGTCTCTGCTCTAAGAACGTACCTGCTTGTCAGCGCAGCACAGGACCCTAAGGTCGTCGAGCTCGACTTTCCTGACATCAAATTTGACAAACAATGGTCTGGTGAAGCTCTGGCCACGATTGCTGCGGGCGTTCAGCCGGAGGCCGTCACGGACTCGCGCGAGCTAAACGCGGATTTGAGCAATGCCCTCGAGTCACTGCTGCAGCCGCTAAGCGGCTCGCTTCACTATCAGGCTGCGTACTGTTTCCTGTATATGTACTTTAGCTTATGCGGTACGCGTACAGGTGTCAAGTTCACGGTGAAATCGAGTCTACCTATCGGTGCGGGTCTTGGTTCGAGTGCGTCGCTCGCGGTGTGCCTCGCACTTGCACTTGGAAAATTAGGAGGTCATTTGAAGCATGGCACAGAGTCATTGACCAAGGAGGAGCTCGCTTTTGTCAACAAATGGTCTTTCATCGGAGAAAAGTGCATTCACGGAACTCCTTCAGGCATCGACAACATGGTGGCCACTTACGGTAGCGCTGTTCTATTTCAAAGGCTTCCTAGCGGCGAGACAAAGTCTGAGCAGATTCTCTCTTTCCCCCAAATACCCATGGTGCTGACCAACACTCGGATTCCGCGTTCCACTAAGGTGCTTGTTGCAGGCGTCAAAGATTTGATTGTGCGCCAGCCGGAGGTTATGAAACCAATTCTGGAATCCATGGGTGTTGTAGCTTCGAGCGGTGCCCAAATTCTCTCTCAGCTTACGGACGCTAATTATGAGAGTCTCTGCGAGTTGGTACGAGTGAACCATGGCCTTTTGGTTGCCCTCGGCGTGTCTCACCCCGGCCTAGAACTTATCAAATCAGTGGGTGATTCAATGAATATTGGCCACACTAAGCTCACTGGCGCGGGCGGTGGCGGGTGCGCCTTAACTCTCTTGAGCCGCGGTGCTAGgccagaagaagttgaaaagttcaagcgTACCCTTGAGTCCGAGCATAATTACAAAACGTACACCACGGGACTCGGGGGCCCAGGCTGTGGCTACATAGCTCCAGAGCTGGTCCAGCAGAACTTCAGTAGTATCGAACCTTTGTTCCGGAAGGACTCCACGGCCTCCGACCTGAACAAAGTGCTGCTCCCAAGTTCTGGATCTTTCCAATGGATACACTAG
- the PAC1 gene encoding Pac1p (similar to uniprot|P39946 Saccharomyces cerevisiae YOR269W PAC1 Protein involved in nuclear migration part of the dynein/dynactin pathway targets dynein to microtubule tips which is necessary for sliding of microtubules along bud cortex synthetic lethal with bni1 homolog of human LIS1) has protein sequence MSLLPPEQRQLLHRCILNYIRSQVPGDGAEGETGGQTEERHVMNSLAKWLRVDPDGLDGEKAADGSLLPRKWSSIVRLQRRIIELEKEIQELTDENENLRENGPSSPANGALKSWLPRERPSFSISAGASVTSVKLHPELPLVFIATDAGKLQCYDLMNYTMPVASVQAHMRGITAIDAYVGEDSQCLVATASKDLHCKVFRFVDSELQLIRTLSGHEHIVSHIKIWNNSTNTLVASCSRDLTCKVWDIANGWCLKSFQPHTEWVRCLDVMGDFVVTGSNDCTVRLSHWPTGRSLSFGTGHEFPVEKIRIIPLQPPESAEHSHRFNTHDEDYLPLGFSHVISTSRDGTLRIWQVPLPRFVAHRAPQPNPARPYFNLVATLKGHSSWVRDVRVRGKHAFSCSDDRSIKVWDLSTCEVVRSINNLHSGFINCIDIDCGGLNRQLLVSGGADGKLVILMK, from the coding sequence ATGAGCCTGCTACCGCCAGAGCAACGCCAGCTACTCCACCGATGCATTCTGAACTATATTCGTAGCCAGGTTCCCGGGGACGGAGCGGAGGGTGAGACCGGAGGGCAGACTGAAGAACGTCACGTGATGAACTCGCTCGCCAAGTGGCTCCGGGTGGACCCTGACGGACTGGACGGCGAGAAAGCGGCCGACGGATCGCTGCTTCCTCGCAAGTGGAGCTCCATCGTCCGACTTCAACGCCGAATTATCGAGCTGGAGAAGGAGATCCAGGAGCTTACCGACGAGAACGAAAATCTACGAGAAAATGGGCCTTCTTCCCCTGCCAACGGCGCATTAAAAAGTTGGCTTCCTCGTGAGCGCCCGAGTTTCAGCATCAGTGCAGGTGCATCTGTAACTAGCGTAAAGCTTCACCCAGAACTCCCCTTGGTTTTCATCGCGACTGACGCGGGAAAGTTACAATGTTACGACCTGATGAATTACACAATGCCCGTCGCTTCGGTACAGGCTCACATGCGCGGAATCACGGCGATAGACGCATATGTTGGGGAAGACTCCCAGTGCCTAGTCGCTACCGCCTCCAAGGACTTGCATTGCAAAGTGTTTCGGTTCGTAGATTCAGAGCTGCAGCTCATTAGGACACTCTCCGGACATGAACACATTGTTTCACACATCAAGATATGGAACAATTCGACGAATACTCTCGTTGCTTCATGTTCACGGGATCTCACTTGCAAAGTCTGGGACATAGCAAACGGATGGTGCCTGAAATCGTTTCAACCACATACAGAATGGGTACGATGCCTCGATGTTATGGGAGATTTTGTCGTGACAGGCTCAAACGATTGCACAGTGAGACTTTCTCATTGGCCAACAGGGAGATCCCTCTCTTTCGGAACGGGACACGAGTTCCCTGTTGAGAAGATTAGGATAATTCCTTTGCAACCTCCTGAGAGTGCTGAGCATAGTCACAGATTCAATACCCACGATGAAGATTACTTACCTTTGGGATTCTCACATGTTATTTCTACTTCGAGAGATGGCACACTTCGCATATGGCAGGTTCCGCTGCCAAGATTCGTGGCCCACCGAGCCCCCCAACCTAATCCAGCGCGCCCATATTTTAACCTAGTTGCAACGCTCAAGGGGCATTCATCCTGGGTAAGAGACGTTAGAGTACGAGGGAAGCACGCTTTTAGTTGTAGCGATGATCGCAGCATCAAAGTCTGGGATCTTTCAACCTGCGAGGTGGTACGCTCGATAAACAATCTTCATTCGGGTTTCATCAACTGCATTGACATCGATTGCGGTGGTTTAAATAGACAACTACTGGTATCTGGCGGTGCCGACGGCAAATTAGTAATTCTTATGAAGTAG
- the YTM1 gene encoding Ytm1p (highly similar to uniprot|Q12024 Saccharomyces cerevisiae YOR272W YTM1 microtubule-associated protein), with translation MAEEAQVKIRFFTREQDESLRADDSTLFAPVSLKRYGLSEIVNHLLGLESAVPFDFLIDGELLRSSLAEYLTKKGLSSETCLNVEYTRAVLPPSYLKSFDNDDWVSALDVGDSRIVSGSYDGIVRTWDLSGKVEKQYAGHAGAVRAVKYISGTRLVSGANDRTLRLWKTKNDALKNNLEAEEDDVEDGKTLAILEAHKAPVVTLDVSADRILSGSYDNSIGFWSTNHKEMTAVDPMDALGSNVSSAAKKRRKLALKDGSVRRRSPLALLESHTAPVEGVIFDFADKTVGYSVSQDHTIKTWDLVTARCVDTKSTSYSLLSMVQLPQLNLLACGSSARHITLHDPRVDSSTKITQQQLNGHKNFVVALDTCPENEYMLCSASHDGTVKVWDVRSNVPMYTITREADVTKGVNDKVFDVKWAKGVGIISGGQDKKIQINKGDDIFKK, from the coding sequence ATGGCTGAGGAAGCGCAGGTCAAGATCAGATTCTTCACGCGAGAACAAGATGAGTCTCTCAGAGCAGACGACTCAACGCTATTCGCGCCCGTGTCGTTGAAGAGATACGGGCTCTCAGAGATCGTCAACCACCTTCTGGGGCTCGAGAGTGCGGTTCCATTCGACTTCCTGATCGACGGGGAGCTGCTGCGCAGCTCTCTCGCCGAATACCTGACCAAAAAGGGTCTATCTTCCGAGACATGTCTCAACGTTGAGTACACACGCGCTGTGCTCCCACCGTCCTACCTGAAAAGTTTCGACAACGATGACTGGGTCAGCGCCCTAGACGTTGGCGACAGCCGGATTGTTAGCGGCTCCTACGATGGTATTGTGCGCACCTGGGACCTGTCTGGCAAAGTGGAGAAGCAGTACGCTGGCCACGCGGGCGCCGTGCGCGCCGTCAAGTACATATCCGGCACCAGGCTTGTGTCCGGCGCAAACGACCGTACGCTGCGTCTGTGGAAGACCAAGAACGATGCCCTGAAGAACAACCTGGAGgccgaagaagacgacgtGGAGGACGGTAAGACCTTGGCTATTCTCGAGGCCCACAAAGCTCCAGTGGTAACATTGGACGTGAGCGCTGACAGAATCCTCTCAGGATCTTACGATAACTCTATCGGTTTCTGGTCCACCAACCACAAGGAAATGACCGCAGTGGACCCTATGGATGCACTTGGATCTAACGTTTCATCTGCTGctaagaaaagaagaaagctaGCCCTCAAAGATGGCTCTGTGAGAAGACGTTCTCCACTCGCGCTTTTAGAGTCTCACACAGCTCCTGTCGAAGGCGTCATATTCGATTTTGCTGATAAAACTGTTGGCTACTCCGTGTCTCAAGATCACACCATCAAGACCTGGGATCTTGTTACTGCTCGCTGTGTCGATACTAAGTCTACTTCTTATTCTCTTCTGTCCATGGTTCAGCTGCCTCAACTCAACTTACTCGCTTGCGGATCTAGCGCCAGGCATATCACCCTGCATGACCCTCGTGTTGATTCATCCACTAAAATTACGCAACAGCAGTTGAATGGCCACAAGAACTTCGTGGTTGCACTTGATACTTGCCCAGAAAATGAGTATATGCTCTGTTCGGCGTCTCATGATGGTACAGTCAAGGTCTGGGACGTAAGATCTAATGTTCCAATGTACACAATTACCAGAGAAGCCGATGTCACAAAGGGCGTGAACGACAAGGTTTTCGATGTTAAATGGGCGAAGGGCGTAGGCATCATCAGTGGTGGCCAGGACAAGAAAATCCAAATTAATAAAGGTGACgacatcttcaagaaatag
- the VPH1 gene encoding H(+)-transporting V0 sector ATPase subunit a (similar to uniprot|P32563 Saccharomyces cerevisiae YOR270C VPH1 Subunit of vacuolar-ATPase V0 domain one of two isoforms (Vph1p and Stv1p) Vph1p is located in V-ATPase complexes of the vacuole while Stv1p is located in V-ATPase complexes of the Golgi and endosomes), whose amino-acid sequence MSEKYEAMFRSAEMSLVQLYVPQEIARDTVYSLGNRGLVQFRDLNRKVRAFQRTFVPEVRRLDELQRQYRYFYSLLCKYDIKLYEDFEDEEDEEVLAASPVASAHKLAPRTSKIDDHIENGTLIEKRMQQLVEASEQLELQKSDLEQFRHVLKAGDEFFAQSAGLTSQDSGEENFPRSVSFVTGTIPRAKAGTLEQILWRVLRGNLFFRTVPITEPLYDAKAQKKIYKDAFIVFSYGDIILQRVKKVAESLDASLYEISDDQSNRSKQLSEVNSRLADVYTVLDTTNTTLETELFAVSKELHAWNTEIAREKAVYETLNLFDFDSNRKTLVGEGWVPQDELGSLQVQLANLTETLGVDVPSIVQVLETNRTPPTFHRTNKFTAAFQNICDCYGTATYREVNPGLPTIVTFPFMFAVMFGDMGHGMLMSMVAGLLVFNEKALGKMKRDEIFDMAFSGRYILLLMGLFSIYTGFLYNDMFSKSLTLFKSGWEWPSHWHLGEAIEAKSVGTYVFGLDWAWHGTENALLFSNSYKMKLSVLLGFIHMTYSYMFSLVNYVYFQKWIDIIGNFIPGLLFMQGIFGYLTVCIIYKWTIDWVAIGKPAPGLLNTLINMFLSPGTVEEELYPHQAKVQVFLLIMALICIPCLLLIKPLHFKFTQDKHQHIALPDNEAGLVHHETNTGAGAVEDDDDDEEGGHGEEFGDVMIHQVIHTIEFCLNTVSHTASYLRLWALSLAHAQLSTVLWTMTIQIAFSMRGFVGVVMTVILFGMWFVLTCVILVLMEGTSAMLHSLRLHWVESMSKFFEGEGYPYEPFKFMPVEFENEQ is encoded by the coding sequence ATGTCAGAGAAGTATGAGGCTATGTTCCGCTCTGCGGAAATGAGCTTAGTGCAGCTGTACGTGCCCCAGGAAATTGCGAGGGACACAGTCTACAGCCTGGGAAACCGCGGGCTTGTGCAGTTTCGGGACCTGAACAGGAAGGTTCGGGCGTTCCAGCGTACCTTTGTCCCTGAGGTCAGACGTTTAGACGAGCTGCAGAGACAGTACCGTTACTTCTACTCGCTGTTATGCAAGTACGACATCAAATTGTATGAGGACtttgaggacgaagaagacgaggaagTCCTGGCCGCGAGCCCTGTAGCTAGTGCTCACAAGCTTGCTCCACGTACCTCGAAGATTGACGACCATATCGAAAACGGTACGCTTATCGAGAAGCGCATGCAACAGCTTGTCGAGGCCAGCGAGCAGCTTGAGCTCCAAAAGTCGGACTTGGAGCAGTTCCGCCACGTGCTGAAGGCGGGCGACGAGTTCTTCGCGCAAAGTGCGGGACTGACATCGCAGGACTCAGGCGAGGAAAATTTCCCACGTTCCGTGTCTTTTGTTACTGGTACTATTCCCAGAGCCAAGGCCGGGACGCTAGAACAGATCTTGTGGCGTGTGTTGAGGGGtaatttgttcttcaggACTGTACCTATCACCGAGCCTCTGTACGACGCCAAGgcccagaagaagatctaCAAAGACGCGTTTATTGTGTTCTCTTACGGTGATATCATCTTGCAAAGggtcaaaaaagttgcCGAGTCCCTTGACGCGAGCTTGTACGAAATTAGCGACGACCAATCTAACCGCTCCAAACAACTCTCGGAGGTCAACTCTCGCCTAGCGGACGTTTACACTGTCTTAGATACTACCAACACCACTTTGGAGACCGAGTTATTTGCCGTTTCGAAAGAGCTCCACGCATGGAACACCGAAATTGCTCGCGAAAAGGCTGTTTACGAGACTCTAAACTTGTTCGACTTCGACTCCAACCGTAAGACGTTGGTTGGTGAAGGCTGGGTACCTCAGGACGAACTTGGAAGTCTGCAAGTCCAGCTGGCTAACCTAACAGAGACCCTAGGTGTGGATGTCCCATCTATTGTTCAAGTTCTCGAGACCAACAGAACTCCACCTACGTTCCACAGAACCAACAAGTTTACTGCGGCCTTCCAAAACATCTGTGACTGTTACGGTACTGCCACTTATCGTGAAGTCAATCCCGGTTTGCCAACTATTGTTACCTTCCCCTTCATGTTCGCTGTAATGTTTGGTGATATGGGACATGGTATGCTGATGAGTATGGTTGCTGGTTTGCTTGTGTTCAACGAAAAGGCTCTTGGCAAGATGAAGCGTGACGAGATTTTCGACATGGCCTTCTCCGGACGTTACATCTTGTTGTTAATGGGTCTTTTCTCCATTTACACGGGTTTCTTGTACAACGACATGTTTTCTAAGTCTTTGACTCTGTTCAAGTCTGGATGGGAATGGCCATCCCACTGGCATCTCGGTGAGGCCATTGAAGCGAAAAGTGTGGGCACGTATGTTTTCGGTTTGGACTGGGCTTGGCATGGTACTGAAAACGCTCTGCTTTTCAGCAATTCTTACAAGATGAAACTCTCTGTCTTGCTTGGTTTCATTCATATGACCTACTCTTACATGTTTTCCTTGGTCAACTACGTGTACTTCCAGAAGTGGATTGACATTATTGGTAACTTCATCCCTGGTCTCTTGTTCATGCAAGGTATCTTTGGTTACCTCACGGTCTGTATCATCTACAAGTGGACTATTGACTGGGTTGCTATTGGCAAGCCTGCGCCAGGTTTGCTGAACACCTTGATCAACATGTTTTTGTCGCCAGGTACAGTTGAGGAGGAACTCTACCCTCATCAAGCTAAAGTCCAGGTGTTCCTACTTATCATGGCTTTGATCTGCATCCCTTGTCTGTTGCTGATCAAGCCATTGCACTTCAAGTTTACTCAAGACAAACATCAACATATTGCTCTGCCTGACAACGAGGCTGGGCTTGTTCACCACGAAACAAACACTGGAGCAGGGGCTGtcgaagatgacgatgacgacgaggaggGTGGCCATGGCGAAGAATTTGGTGATGTTATGATTCACCAAGTGATTCACACCATTGAGTTCTGCCTGAACACCGTGTCTCACACGGCTTCTTATTTGCGTCTCTGGGCCTTGTCGTTGGCGCACGCTCAACTATCTACCGTTTTGTGGACTATGACCATTCAAATCGCCTTTAGCATGAGGGGCTTTGTTGGCGTGGTCATGACTGTCATCTTATTCGGCATGTGGTTCGTCTTGACATGCGTCATTCTTGTTTTGATGGAAGGAACTTCAGCCATGTTGCACTCTTTGCGTCTGCACTGGGTCGAATCCATGTCCAAATTTTTCGAGGGTGAAGGTTACCCATATGAGCCTTTCAAGTTCATGCCTGTTGAATTTGAGAACGAACAATAA
- the FSF1 gene encoding Fsf1p (highly similar to uniprot|Q12029 Saccharomyces cerevisiae YOR271C Hypothetical ORF) encodes MASSVPGPLPLPDSRFDLSTYWGRVRHCSEIADPSMLLTTENDLQKARDVISSYRRGELKQTTPEFWHAKKQLDSTVHPDTGETVLLPFRMSCCVLSNLVVTAGMLTPGLGTAGTIFWQWTNQSLNVAINSANANKSHPMSMQQLITNYTMAVTASCGVAVGLNKIVPRLTKISANTRLILGRLVPFAAVVSAGIVNVFLMRGDEIRKGISVYDKNGDEVGKSKKAAFLAVGETALSRVINATPIMVIPPLLLVRLQRNVLKGKSLGIQTLANLGLILGTSVAALPFALAVFPQYQDIDVHKLEKDLAGKKDKDGETVDKVYFNRGI; translated from the coding sequence ATGGCTTCTTCTGTTCCCGGACCTCTGCCACTTCCCGACTCGCGGTTTGATCTCTCCACCTATTGGGGAAGGGTCCGTCACTGTTCCGAAATCGCGGACCCATCCATGCTGCTCACGACAGAGAACGATTTGCAGAAAGCTCGCGATGTGATTTCTTCGTACCGCAGAGGCGAGCTGAAGCAAACAACTCCTGAGTTTTGGCACGCCAAAAAACAGCTCGACTCTACAGTTCATCCTGACACAGGCGAGACTGTCTTGCTGCCCTTCCGCATGTCGTGCTGCGTTTTGTCTAACTTGGTGGTTACCGCCGGTATGCTGACGCCAGGTTTGGGCACTGCAGGCACCATCTTCTGGCAGTGGACTAACCAGTCGTTGAACGTGGCCATCAACTCTGCCAACGCCAACAAATCGCATCCTATGTCCATGCAGCAGCTCATCACCAACTACACAATGGCAGTGACCGCATCTTGTGGTGTTGCTGTGGGCCTTAATAAAATTGTGCCACGCTTGACAAAGATATCCGCCAACACTAGGTTGATCCTAGGCCGTTTGGTGCCTTTCGCCGCCGTTGTGAGCGCAGGTATCGTCAACGTTTTCCTGATGAGAGGCGATGAGATCCGCAAGGGTATTTCTGTCTATGACAAGAACGGAGACGAAGTCGGTAAGTCCAAGAAGGCCGCTTTCCTTGCCGTCGGTGAGACTGCCCTGAGCAGAGTCATCAACGCTACGCCTATTATGGTTATTCCTCCTTTGCTCCTGGTAAGATTGCAAAGAAATGTTCTAAAGGGCAAATCCCTTGGAATCCAGACGCTAGCCAATTTGGGTTTGATCCTAGGTACATCCGTTGCGGCTTTGCCCTTCGCGTTGGCCGTTTTCCCTCAGTACCAGGACATCGATGTTCACAAGTTGGAGAAGGATCTAGCGGGaaagaaagacaaagacGGCGAGACTGTCGACAAGGTTTACTTCAACAGGGGGATCTAA
- a CDS encoding uncharacterized protein (similar to uniprot|Q03648 Saccharomyces cerevisiae YMR209C Hypothetical ORF), which yields MTLSLSSFILALSVVLMLLKNNKTFKQFLANKLQKSFSKLNRHIPISSNFHLSQSKYFEKSVGLVEVYDALLQLQEYGVRAFRQNAVLFHRASSLNSIHLEQLRKLNYFEKLEGINEAVNANQKTINSIIEFTLTQLLNRNPIDNVDGRELLSACNGLGYDYQENGTLKRRVTHTKTLSPKSNQSRVNEAISHVCRDWHPSYGQERKPLVDFITARLKSSRFQGRTLVVVPGSGAGGIAHEVALAFPEFDVHSVELSTLMYLCNEFALGYDQQVSIKPFAQHFSGQLDTGNQVRDYRIDLSKVKRPSNLHVHLGDFCEFKPCEEYDQIIVASAYFIDTAENLFSYFDAIENLKSSCSELQWINVGPLKYGTQPKVQLNDKELTKLRKERKWKDLYHKCDPKDLNGYLTDEKSLYQGFYGLVKFHSTYKERK from the coding sequence atgaCTTTGAGTCTGTCGTCCTTCATTTTGGCATTGTCAGTGGTGCTCatgctgctgaagaacaacaaaacaTTCAAGCAGTTCCTAGCCAACAAACTCCAGAAGTCTTTTTCGAAGCTGAACCGGCACATTCCAATCTCATCGAACTTCCATCTAAGCCAATCAaaatactttgaaaaatcGGTGGGTCTGGTAGAGGTTTACGACGCGCTTTTGCAGCTACAAGAGTATGGAGTTCGAGCATTCAGGCAAAACGCGGTCCTGTTTCACAGAGCAAGCTCATTAAACTCCATTCACTTAGAACAGCTTAGGAAGCTCAACtactttgagaagctagAAGGAATAAACGAGGCTGTGAATGCCAACCAAAAAACCATAAATTCGATAATTGAGTTCACTCTTACCCAATTACTGAATAGGAATCCAATCGACAACGTTGATGGCCGTGAGCTTCTGTCTGCCTGCAATGGTCTAGGGTACGACTACCAGGAGAATGGGACACTGAAGAGGCGTGTTACTCATACGAAAACGCTGAGTCCGAAGTCTAATCAATCTCGGGTCAACGAAGCCATATCACATGTGTGCAGAGATTGGCACCCCAGTTACGGGCAAGAACGGAAGCCGTTGGTTGACTTCATAACTGCCCGATTGAAGAGTAGCCGTTTCCAAGGGAGAACCCTAGTTGTTGTTCCTGGATCTGGAGCAGGTGGTATAGCCCACGAAGTTGCTCTAGCGTTTCCAGAATTTGATGTCCACTCCGTTGAGCTCTCCACCTTGATGTACCTGTGCAACGAATTTGCACTTGGCTACGACCAACAGGTATCCATTAAACCTTTCGCACAACATTTCTCGGGGCAATTAGACACCGGTAACCAAGTCCGGGATTACAGAATTGATCTCTCTAAGGTCAAAAGGCCGTCAAATCTCCATGTTCATCTGGGGGACTTCTGCGAATTTAAACCCTGCGAAGAGTATGACCAAATTATTGTTGCTTCCGCTTACTTTATTGATACTGCAGAGAATCTTTTCAGTTACTTTGATGCAATTGAAAACTTAAAGTCATCTTGTTCTGAATTGCAGTGGATAAATGTTGGGCCTCTGAAGTATGGGACTCAGCCAAAGGTGCAATTAAATGACAAAGAGCTAACAAAATTGCGTAAAGAACGAAAGTGGAAAGACCTGTACCACAAGTGCGATCCTAAAGATCTCAATGGATATCTTACTGACGAAAAATCTCTATACCAAGGCTTTTATGGGTTGGTGAAATTCCATTCGACATACAAGGAAAGGAAGTAA